A window of Bacteroidales bacterium genomic DNA:
CGTGTAAGCCCGAAAAAAGGTGTTTATACTATTAGTAATGAAAATGGAATTGGATTTTCAGATCCGTTAGATAGCATTCAAATGAGCCATACAGTGCAAATATTAGAATATCACAAAAACTCTTTGTATTATAACTTTGGGCTAGGAGTTGATTTTTTTACAAAAAAGAATAAAAACTTATTTTCTATTGACGTATCTTATATGCACGGATTTAGGAGGTTACAAGTAAATACTAATCGCATCAATGTTACTGATGGAATAAAAAATGCAAATTATATATATAGTTATGGTGTAAGTTATAAAGGGTCTGGCTTTTATATTGGAATTTCTAAAAAAATCAACCTTTATACAATAAAGCCAAGCATAAAAAACTAAAGATTATTCGTAAAATCTATTCAAACATCGCAAATAAAATTTAGAGTTTGCGATGTTTTTTTTTATAAAAATTTGTTTCAACGATTAAAAATTGTATTTTTGCAGAAATATAAATAACAAAATATATAAAAATCATGAAAAGAAACGTTATTATTATTGGTGCTGCAGGACGTGATTTTCACAATTTCAACACCTTTTTCAGAGGAAATGCTTCATATAATGTAGTTGCTTTTACAGCTGCACAAATTCCTGACATTGATGGAAAAAAATATCCAGCAGAATTGGCAGGAAAAGAACTTTACCCACAAGGCATTCCTATTCATTCACAATCAGATTTAATTAAATTAATCAAAGATCATAAAGTTGATGAGTGCGTTTTTGCATACAGTGATATGCCTTACGATTACGTAATGGACTTAGCATCAGAAGTTAATACTGCAGGAGCAGATTTCAGATTAATGGGATTAAACACCACCATGCTCAAATCAACAAAGCCAGTAATTGCTACTGGAGCAGTTAGAACCGGTGGTGGCAAGAGCGAAGCATCAAGAAGAATTGTTGATGAGCTAAAAGCTTTAGGTTTAAAAGTTATTGCTATTAGACACCCAATGCCTTATGGTGATTTAGCAAAACAAGCTGTACAACGCTTTGCAACTGTTGAAGACTTAAAAAAACACGAATGTACCATTGAAGAAATGGAAGAATACGAACCACACGTAGTACGCAACACAGTTATCTACTCTGGTATTGATTATGAAGCTATTCTTCGTCAAGCTGAAAGCGAAAACCCAGACGTTATTTTGTGGGACGGCGGAAACAATGACTTCCCATTCATTAAGCCAGACTTAATGATTACAATGGCTGATGCACAACGTGCTGGCGATGAAATGTTCTACTATCCTGGCTCTACCACATTACGCCTTGCTGATGTAGTTGTTTTCAATAAAATTGAAAGCGCTGATTTAGACGATTTACTCATGGTAAGAGAAAATGTAGCTAAAATTAATCCTAAAGCCATTACTATGGATGCTTGTTCTCCTACTTTTGTAGATAACCCAGAACTTATTCGCGGCAAACGTGTGTTAGTTGTTGAGGAAGGTCCTACCGTTACCCATGGTGGCGTTCAATATAACTATGGTGCTTTAACAGCTCTAAAATATGGTGCTGCTGAACTAGTTGATGCTAAACCTTATGCAGTTGGAAAAATAAAAGAAACCTATGATAACTATCCAGACTTAGGCCCAATCCTTCCATCAATGGGTTACAGCAAACAACAAGTAGAAGACTTGGAAAAAACTATTGAAAAAACACCATGTGATTTAGTACTTATTGCAACTCCTATTGACATAAACCGTATCATAAAAATTAAAAAACCTACAGTTAAAATTGGATACGAAATGCAAGAAATAGGAACACCAGACTTTAAACAAGTTATTGGCGACTTTGCTAAGAAACACAATTTGAAAAAATAAATAAAAAAAGCGACTTTTTTTAAGTCGCTTTTTTTTATACAAACAAAAAAATCACACTAATTATGAAGCAAAAAAGTTTAGTTTCTATTAATGATTATTCGAAAGAAGAAATCTTAGAAATACTTGAGTTAGCTAAAAAATTCGAAGAAGACCCAAATCGAAAAATCCTTGAGGGAAAAGTAATTGGAGTTTTATTCTTTGAACCGTCCACACGCACAAGACTTAGTTTTGAAGCAGCGATAAACAGAATGGGCGGAAGAGTAGTAGGCTTTGCCGATTCTTCAAACAGTAGTATTCAAAAAGGAGAATCGCTAAAAGACACTATACAAACTGTGAACCAATATGCCGACCTTATTGTAATGAGGCACCCAATTGAAGGAAGTGCTAGATATGCTAGCGAAGTTGCCACCTGCCCTATCATCAATGCTGGAGACGGAGCCAATCAGCATCCAACACAATGCCTTCTTGATTTGTATTCTATTTTACAGACACAAGGCACCCTTGACAACCTTGACATTACATTTGTGGGAGACTTGAAATATGGTCGAACTGTTCATAGCTTGGCTATTGCAATGACCATGTTTAACACAAGATTTCATTTAGTTTCTCCAATAGAACTAAAATTGCCCAGTGCTGTTAAAATTCATATCAAAGAAAAGAAATTACCTTATTTTCAATACACAGAATTAGAGGAAGCTATTCCGCAAAGCGATATAATATACATGACAAGAATACAAGCTGAGCGCTTTTCCGACCCTATGGAATTTGAAAAAGTGAAAAATAGCTATATTCTTTATAACAGTATGCTTAGCAATGTAAAGCCCAACATGAGAGTTTTGCATCCTCTACCAAGAGTAAACGAAATTGCATTAGACGTTGACAATAGTCCTCACGCATATTATTTCAAACAAGCTCAAAATGGAATGTTTGTGCGAGAAGCTCTTATTGCCCATATTTTAGGAATTAATATATAGGAGGAATTTAAAAATGATAAAAAAAGAAAATCACTCTTTAATTGTTAAAGCAATTGAAAACGGAACTGTTATAGACCACATTCCTCAAGGAGTTGTGCAACGCGTTATGAGCATGCTTGGACTTGAAGATTGCGAAGAAGAAATATATATGGGCGCAAATCTAGAAAGCAAAAAAATGGGCAGAAAAGGAATTATCAAAGTTTCCAACAGATATTTTAAGGATAAAGAAATAAATAAAATTGCACTCATTGCTCCTACCGCTACCGTTATAGAAATTCACGATTTTGAAATAAAAAGCAAAACAAAAGTGCAAATTCCTGACGAAGTTAAAAACATTGTAAAATGCTTTAACCCAAAATGCATAACAAATAAAGATCAGGTGCCAACTCGCTTTCATGTAATAGACAAAGAAGATTTAAAGCTCCGATGCCACTATTGCGAAAAAATTACTGGAAGAAAAAATATGGAATATTTATAAAATTCTAACGTTAATTTATTATTTCATATTCATAAATACTTTACATTTGTTGTGTAAAATACGTATTGTAGTCAATACATGAAACAATAATACAAATAATAAAAGATATGATAAAAAAATATTTCAATTTTATTCTACTTTTCTTTTTAACAGTAAATCTATTTGGACAAGATACTATTTTCTTCAACTCAAAATGGGAAGAAACTGATGCTAAAAATGCCAAATTTTATCGAATTGATTTAAAAACAGAAGTTGGATTTATAAGAACTGACTATTTTGCCTCAAACAATCAAGTTCAAATGACTGGCAAATATTTATCATTGAATCCAGAGATTAAAACGGGAGAGTTTAATTGGTATTATGAAAATGGCAGTCTTAAA
This region includes:
- a CDS encoding GTPase, which codes for MMKRNVIIIGAAGRDFHNFNTFFRGNASYNVVAFTAAQIPDIDGKKYPAELAGKELYPQGIPIHSQSDLIKLIKDHKVDECVFAYSDMPYDYVMDLASEVNTAGADFRLMGLNTTMLKSTKPVIATGAVRTGGGKSEASRRIVDELKALGLKVIAIRHPMPYGDLAKQAVQRFATVEDLKKHECTIEEMEEYEPHVVRNTVIYSGIDYEAILRQAESENPDVILWDGGNNDFPFIKPDLMITMADAQRAGDEMFYYPGSTTLRLADVVVFNKIESADLDDLLMVRENVAKINPKAITMDACSPTFVDNPELIRGKRVLVVEEGPTVTHGGVQYNYGALTALKYGAAELVDAKPYAVGKIKETYDNYPDLGPILPSMGYSKQQVEDLEKTIEKTPCDLVLIATPIDINRIIKIKKPTVKIGYEMQEIGTPDFKQVIGDFAKKHNLKK
- the pyrB gene encoding aspartate carbamoyltransferase — its product is MKQKSLVSINDYSKEEILEILELAKKFEEDPNRKILEGKVIGVLFFEPSTRTRLSFEAAINRMGGRVVGFADSSNSSIQKGESLKDTIQTVNQYADLIVMRHPIEGSARYASEVATCPIINAGDGANQHPTQCLLDLYSILQTQGTLDNLDITFVGDLKYGRTVHSLAIAMTMFNTRFHLVSPIELKLPSAVKIHIKEKKLPYFQYTELEEAIPQSDIIYMTRIQAERFSDPMEFEKVKNSYILYNSMLSNVKPNMRVLHPLPRVNEIALDVDNSPHAYYFKQAQNGMFVREALIAHILGINI
- a CDS encoding aspartate carbamoyltransferase regulatory subunit gives rise to the protein MIKKENHSLIVKAIENGTVIDHIPQGVVQRVMSMLGLEDCEEEIYMGANLESKKMGRKGIIKVSNRYFKDKEINKIALIAPTATVIEIHDFEIKSKTKVQIPDEVKNIVKCFNPKCITNKDQVPTRFHVIDKEDLKLRCHYCEKITGRKNMEYL